The following proteins are co-located in the Triticum aestivum cultivar Chinese Spring chromosome 1A, IWGSC CS RefSeq v2.1, whole genome shotgun sequence genome:
- the LOC123055785 gene encoding probable mediator of RNA polymerase II transcription subunit 26b — translation MADDGLDRWRGFFRGAGVGICEAIEKAILVAAADEPQEFLRRRDRIAERLFNALLARPSSCHGCTASTGSAPPATPAVAEDKGSVRRVPDKDCKVDSSSLGAPGGGALGGGISEDDDSDSEDDERLRRAAASNYGHNYDDDNEEEEEEQDAAVPAEEDHHAEDDDPEAEELEALTNEIDEESQIVGEVIRIKELLLHKQDHSDATLFDSLRRLQLMQLSVSTLKATEIGRAVNGLRKHSSQQIRHLALALIQDWKILVDEWVSTTNVALADNSPGTSNPSVVDDDDEEEGLPSPPLDEGAFFAPETTAIQLSEFFDEMDEDGNLRHNNDARLGNKRENNGRRPVNHSTVSKPELTRPVGTVERDQFRRPELTRQEPPMRHTNQQKPQGSNLQAKPQGMLNKQSRPLSSDSGSMRPMKAATQQKPIGEMKYKQTQEHFGVERKPAMGHVDKSRLRAQPSSGVRLESARPKTQDGLESNVRLEVAKRRLQERYQEAENAKKQRTIQVMELGDIPKPKSNTRQPMVKSRNNIRSRVLGRR, via the exons ATGGCCGACGACGGGCTCGACCGGTGGCGCGGCTTCTTCCGGGGCGCGGGCGTCGGCATCTGCGAGGCCATCGAGAAGGCcatcctcgtcgccgccgccgacgagccgcAGGAGTTCCTGCGACGCCGCGACCGCATCGCCGAGCGGCTCTTCAACGCGCTCCTCGCCCGCCCCTCCTCCTGCCACGGCTGCACCGCCAGCACCGGCTCCGCGCCCCCCGCCACGCCCGCCGTCGCTGAGGACAAGGGCAGCGTGCGCCGCGTCCCCGACAAGGACTGCAAGGTCGACAGCAGCAGCCTCGGCGCGCCCGGGGGCGGGGCGCTCGGCGGCGGCATCAGCGAGGACGACGACTCTGACTCTGAGGACGACGAgcgcctccgccgcgccgccgccagcaaCTACGGCCACAACTATGAcgacgacaacgaggaggaggaggaggagcaggacgcGGCCGTGCCGGCGGAGGAGGACCACCACGCAGAGGATGACGACCCGGAGGCTGAGGAGCTGGAGGCCCTCACCAACGAGATCGATGAGGAGTCGCAGATCGTTGGGGAGGTCATCCGCATCAAGGAGCTCCTCCTGCACAAGCAAGACCAT TCGGATGCTACTCTGTTCGACTCACTTAGGAGGCTGCAGCTGATGCAATTGTCCGTCTCCACGCTTAAG GCTACCGAGATTGGGAGGGCTGTTAATGGCCTTCGGAAGCACAGCTCGCAGCAGATTCGTCACCTCGCGCTGGCTCTCATTCA GGATTGGAAAATTTTGGTTGATGAGTGGGTCAGTACTACCAACGTTGCCCTTGCAG ACAACTCCCCAGGAACTTCAAACCCTTCTGttgtggatgatgatgatgaagaagaaggcctTCCTTCTCCACCTTTGGATGAAGGAGCATTCTTTGCACCTGAGACTACTGCCATTCAACTCTCTGAG TTCTTTGACGAAATGGATGAAGATGGAA ACTTGAGACACAACAATGATGCTCGCCTTGGAAACAAGAGGGAAAACAATGGCAGGAGGCCTGTAAACCATTCAACTGTGTCAAAACCAGAACTTACTCGACCTGTTGGAACTGTTGAAAGAGATCAGTTCAGGAGACCAGAATTGACAAGGCAAGAACCACCAATGAGGCATACAAACCAGCAAAAACCTCAAGGTTCAAATTTGCAAGCCAAGCCCCAAGGCATGCTCAACAAGCAATCCAGGCCCCTGAGTTCTGATTCTGGATCTATGAGACCAATGAAGGCGGCTACTCAACAGAAGCCCATCGGTGAGATGAAGTACAAACAGACTCAGGAACACTTCGGCGTCGAAAGAAAACCTGCAATGGGTCATGTGGAT AAATCAAGGCTTCGTGCACAGCCTTCATCAGGAGTCAGGTTAGAGTCGGCAAGGCCAAAGACCCAGGATGGCTTGGAAAGCAACGTAAGGTTGGAAGTAGCCAAGCGTAGGCTTCAGGAACGTTACCAGGAAGCTGAAAATG CAAAGAAGCAGCGCACGATACAAGTAATGGAGCTGGGCGACATACCAAAGCCCAAGAGTAACACCAGGCAACCTATGGTGAAGTCAAGGAATAACATTAGAAGTAGGGTACTTGGCCGGCGCTGA
- the LOC123055795 gene encoding F-box/FBD/LRR-repeat protein At1g13570, with product MDHGSSPTKICKSVVDEDIISNLPEALRDKILCCLPIKEAVGTCLLSRTWRYTWASMTELMFRTADFASGNDSADDDRRFLKFTDMFLFLHNGPILKFCLNTVANEMVSTGGHLYRWMLMLSRNKIKEIQLQTSIRDSYKVPSSFFSCDELEYVYLRACVFTSLHLPPPSKGFKQLHTLRLEYVTVEGNSLGDLVASCPNLEKLNIRGLCSQSNINIRSTKLKVLKIEGWFTHLNLHAPYLTSVWIRLELSSDTDGASTTRCNFNLSPFIASLSDVETIRFHGHILECVEREFLILKQPKLFNRLTEISLEINLGDLKEANFALYLFQHAPNLRFFKLKLISRNSMVPRVHFWESIDRDVCLFQNVEVVGLFDFTGSFAEFGFLKLLLEDAPVLRKVGIIDKGLDRTVLKNLLKLRRASKDAEILILEACFPH from the exons ATGGACCATGGGAGTTCCCCAACGAAGATATGTAAGTCTGTTGTGGATGAAGATATCATCAGCAATCTACCCGAAGCTCTCAGAGACAAAATCCTTTGTTGTCTGCCAATAAAAGAAGCTGTTGGAACATGCCTCTTGTCAAGGACTTGGAGGTACACATGGGCTTCAATGACCGAACTGATGTTCAGGACAGCTGATTTCGCTTCAGGAAATGATAGTGCAGACGATGACCGCAGATTTCTTAAGTTCACTGATATGTTTCTCTTCCTCCACAACGGCCCAATTCTGAAGTTTTGCCTGAATACCGTAGCGAATGAAATGGTATCCACTGGAGGACACCTTTACCGTTGGATGCTTATGCTGTCAAGAAATAAGATTAAGGAGATTCAACTTCAGACAAGTATACGTGACAGTTACAAGGTCCCGTCTAGTTTTTTCTCCTGCGATGAACTAGAATATGTGTATCTGCGAGCTTGTGTTTTCACTAGTTTACATTTGCCACCTCCATCTAAAGGCTTCAAACAATTGCATACTCTTCGTCTAGAATATGTTACCGTGGAAGGAAACAGTTTAGGGGATTTAGTAGCGAGTTGCCCGAATTTGGAGAAACTTAATATTCGTGGATTGTGCAGCCAATCCAATATAAATATTCGTTCAACAAAGCTCAAGGTGCTAAAAATTGAAGGCTGGTTTACACACCTCAATCTGCATGCTCCTTATCTTACTTCCGTATGGATCAGACTGGAACTGAGTTCTGACACAGATGGTGCTTCGACAACCAGATGCAACTTCAATCTTTCTCCATTTATTGCTTCTCTTTCAGATGTTGAGACTATTAGGTTTCATGGACACATCCTTGAG TGCGTAGAACGTGAATTTCTGATTCTCAAGCAGCCAAAATTATTCAACCGGCTGACAGAGATAAGCCTGGAGATCAATCTCGGTGATCTCAAGGAAGCAAATTTTGCCTTGTACTTATTTCAGCATGCCCCCAACCTGCGATTTTTCAAACTAAAG CTCATTTCCAGGAATTCCATGGTACCAAGAGTGCATTTCTGGGAATCAATAGACCGTGATGTCTGTCTCTTCCAGAACGTTGAAGTAGTTGGTTTGTTCGACTTCACTGGCTCCTTTGCGGAGTTTGGCTTCTTGAAACTTTTACTTGAAGATGCACCAGTGTTAAGAAAAGTGGGAATAATCGACAAGGGATTGGACAGAACTGTCCTAAAAAATCTCCTGAAGCTGAGAAGAGCATCAAAGGATGCAGAAATATTGATTCTTGAGGCTTGTTTCCCCCACTAG